AAAAGATCACTAAAAGCAATTTGAGAATGACCTCATGCAGGTATCTATGTCATTCTAGACAAATTCATGACATAATCAAGTCCAAGTTCCCACTGAGTTCAGATGCTAGCTAAAAAAAAAGATACAATGTGTGAGAACAGTAGAAAGGTTCCAAGAAGACAAATGGAGACAAATTCAAGCTTCCAGTGGTCCCTAATACTAGAGTTAGTTAATGAATGAAATTCAGAAAGTTAACAGTCTAGAAAAAGAATGCCCAAGCCCTACGCTTTGTGGAAAAAAACACGGTTAAGCAATTAAAAGTTCTTTTTTCACACGTTAAAAAAGGTCAGTCAGTCGACAAGTAACAATTAGTATTCAAGAACTACTTGTTAGTACATACCAGATCTAAAAGTTGCACTTTTGTGTCCAATGTTTGCATTTCCAAGTACTGACCATTCTCCTGGACAAGTTCCTTGGATTGAACAAGCAACTCATTCGGATTTTTACCATTTAGCCACTCCATAGTGAGAACTCTCTTGCTGGTTAATTTCATAAACACCTTTGGGACCAACATAAATGAATACTGTGAATGAACTTCCTGCCCATAAAGACACAAAATCATCACATGGGCAGTTTTGAAAAACATAAAATTACTCCTCAGCAAGTTCAACCCTTTGAGTACCATAAATTCAGTAGCATTTGCTGCTTCTCTTGTGTAGTCCAATTCACCAACTAAACCTTTACCAAGCTCATCAGCATAGAGGCAAAGATCACTCTTTCGTTTTGCTATCTTCCTTAACAACGCTAGCTGCAACATGTAAAAGGTGTAACAAATACACAATATATCATATGTTACCAATTTAAGCACATTTAGGAACATTAGTGTTAAGAATATAGACGAGCTTACTACAGCAACTCATAATAGGAGATAAAGAAAGTAAGCATCATGAGTGTAGTCACAAGTAATCCAATAATTATCATCTCTCACGCAATGAAAGATATTTATGCAAAACAAACTGGTCAAGAATTTGAAAAACAACTCAAATCAACCTTGACCTGAAATAGAATAATTCCTCCACCACTAACAAGCTTAGAAAAGCAACTGATAGAGATCATAGGCAATAAGCATAACGTTGTTGGTCTTCAGCAACTAAGTCATTCATTATCAAGTTATAAAATATAATCGAATGTCCTATAATATAATCTATTCTTGGCAAGCCAAAGAGGACTTCTTAGCTATTAAGTtcagagaaagaaaaaagaattcaacctgaattcaaatTTGACCTGCATTCAACCTTATATATAGATGTACTCATCTAAATCCTACCAAAAGGATTCAGGCTTCAGTACTATCGACTCAAAATCAGTTGTGGAGGATCTGTAGTCAAGATCAACTCCATCAAGCGTGATTTATGAtacttaaaaattaaaatgtCTTATGGATAAAAATATAATGTATTTAGAAGTTTTCTAACATATACATTAAGAAGGGTAGAAAAACAAGCAGTTCTGATGGCATAAAACATGTTTTAAATCAACCAATCAAAAATATTTAGGCTATTTTGTCCATTGGTTTTGTTTTGATATGATGAATATGCACAATACATTCAAATTAAAGAATTTTTGCTTCTAGGTCTTTTGATCATCATAGATTATGTTCAATCGAGCTAATATTGGTTATAAAGGCCCCAAGAATGTTTTCAAATTGATAGGACTAAAGCCtaaattataatatatgtttatatattatGCATCACTGCTTCTGAGTTTCCTTCCAACCAAAGTTTTAAGTAATAGTATTTGTATCCATAATGGAATCTAATTAGATGAGTACAACAAAATGGCCCATATCAACTGGTATGATACCAGATACAGTGCACCTAGGTACATATATATGAAAGATATTAAAAATCATTTTATATATCTATATGAACCAATATAGTTATTACACTTAGATAAACCAATATGATACTAACCAGTGTGATATGGCTGTGACTGGTATacattggtattagataccatTCTTCCCACCCATTCTTGAGCCACTTCCTCGATTATCAAACATGACTAAAGGTCCATAACTCATTGCAAGGAACAAAACCAGCTACCTGAACTTTAACAACCCGCTGGTAGCACTAGTCAACTTGCCCAACTCATCCAACTGTCATGTCTCCAAGCTGGTCTCCCTTATATCATCCCCATCATAGATAATCAACCTATTAATTATAGGCCCTATATTGCTCCCTGCTCACATTGTCACTAACAACCTATTTAACTCATCTTCTAGAGGAGgataaacaaacaaacaaatgtATGATAGAATACAAATATGCAAACTCAACAATATCCTTAATCATCTGAGCTAAATTGGCAATTAAACTAGTACCAACTGTAAAGATGATGGAGAACAATATCTAAATGAAATATTTAAACTTACATGCAATTCATACTCAACTAGACATATCGACCAACAAAGAATATCTAAGTACCATACAAAATTGTGCTAAAAAAGCATTGATGCTAAATCAAAGAATTGATAGCTCGAATCTATATATTAATGATTAATGGTAAATAATCCTTTATTAATTAGATTTCAGCACTCTGTTGCATTACGGAGAagattcagataaaacaagttttGTTGCATGAAAAGAACTTGAAATATATCACTGCACAGATGCATCTTGTCCACATAAGAAAGAAAGGAACAAAAGAAGAATTGTGTAAGTTCCAAAAATTGAAATGGGTTCCCAATACCAACCCCAAGACGTAAAATGTAGATATCTCGTGCAACCACATGAAGCAAGTTTGGACGTTGGACCTTTACAGCAACAACGCTGCCATCAAGTGTACAGCCACGATAGACCTAAGTTGTATTTTCAAAAAATGGATAAGAAACTGTAGTGCAAGAATAATTATGTCTCTAATGAAGTCAATAAGATCCTCGTCTTAAATATTGAACTTGATCCGCAGCTAGAAGATAAGGTTTATCTACTAGTTAAACAGTCAATaaaaaagaatgaaatgaatacaaTTCCAAAGATGTTAACCGGAAAGCATATGAACAGgtcataaataaatcaaattacGTATAACCCTTAGTAAGATTGCCATGCCCTagaaggaaataaagcatgtatatGGTTGATGAGTAGCTCCTGTAAATGCACATCACTTATATTAGGGCAACATTAGAATACTGCTAACTAGAGCGAAAAGCATTAGAGAAGAAGAATCAAGAGGAGAACTTCCACGTCTCTTACAGAGAGAGAAGATCAAACATGTGGTGGCAATTCAAGAGGATCAGGTTTGGGTTGGATTGACCAGGAAGTAATCACCTTGAATCCAATTAATTCGAAGTTAGGTTAAAATTTCTAATACTTTACTAGACATTTTTGGTTTCTGGTTAGACTCCAGTTAATTTCAGGTTAtagttaattttaaaatatttaaaaaatagttttaaGAAACATGTTATTTAAAACTAAGCCATTGAATCAATAAAATCTTCTATATTTTTTGATTGAGTTAAAATCTCCAAGTGATTTTTCATAGTACATCTCATTTTCCAAATTCTATCATGCAACACCCCTACTTTCCTAGACGTCTGTTGTACACTTCAACAGTGTTAGGTTTaagttttcctctttctttcCAACCAAATCGACTCTGGTTTGCTTGTCAAGTCCGAATCAATGGAAAAAGGACCTAGTTCAGCATTATTATTTTGAACTTCGTAATTCTTATTTCAATCTGAGCGCAATATTGTTCAGTGGATTGCACCGAAACAATCATTTTAGCAAAATCTTTGCCATAGTGTTTACAGATCATTTCTATTGAATATTTATGAAGTATTAACACTTAGTCAATAATTCTTAATAATTGCACTAGACTTTGCCAATCAGATTGACTTTGTGCTACTAGATATAACATCAAATTTATTGTGTATAATTAGCAATATATACTAATGAgatttttatcatcattttataattttattatatatgtatattgttttaagttttaacacagttttacagctcagaactgctCACAAGCCCTATGCATCATTCAATCGCAGCGTCCACATGTCTTATGCCGGTacttctccttttcctcctcttcatCTCCTCATCCTCTTTCTCCACCAACTCcttgtcctcctcctctcctccacctcctctcctTTAATAGTCGGGATCTAATGTAAATCCAATACTTTCACTGGATTAATTGTGTGATTACCTCTGTCAAGGCAAAAGGGAGAAATAATGTACAAGATCTAAGAGTCACCATGATCAtcaacaacaacgacaacaacAAACCGTAATGGGGTTACATGGATTATTTTCGCACCAATGAGTTAGCTCTATCTAGGGCAAAATCTTTGGTTTAATCAAGAGCAACCAATCTAAAAAAGACCCAAGAATCATGAATAACACAAAATCATTAAAGGATTACACAATTTATGTTTTTTGGTTGCCTTGTTTCATTCTGGGAAGATTTGAAGCAAATTTTTTTACACCTAGTTGACATTATTAGGTTAAATACTAATAATTATTACATACTTTGATAATAGACATAGGCAACATAAAACAAAGAACTACCTGCCCAAATGAAGCTGCAGCTACTGGATCTTCTGAAATGTAACTAAAGATTCTCTCTACAGGGCTTCCAAATTCATCCTCAATAATTTTCATTGCAACTGTCCGTGGGAAAGGAGGTACTTTGTCATGCAACTCAGATAGTGCCTGAGGTAAAGCAGGAAAAATATCATTCGTAGGTTTAAAACTATGCCCAAACAGATGTCTCGCTCAAACATGATCCACAGGGTTTCTGCTGAGATAAGGTAACAACATCAAGACATAAAAATACACATTACTCTTGACTGACTTTTGAAATATCTGAACCAATTATGTCTGGCCTTGTAGAGAGGGACTGCCCAACTGCATATGCAAGCAGAGATTATTAAATAGTAAATTTGGGATCCACCAACAAGAATGAAAAGGTTATTACAGTTCCAGCAGCATCCTAACAAAAATAATGTTATATATCATCTAGgccacactaaaaaatttaatgtaaaaAATTTCCAAGAATTAGGTCTCTGACCTTTGACAAAAGTTGGACCAAGATTCAGCAATGACTCTTTAACAATCTGACCAATATGATATCGTGAACCATCAAAGCCGTCATTCAGGTTGGCTCTGTGCTTATTCAGATTGGAAATTTTTGAAGCTTGCAGTTTTATGGCAGCAGAGGCAAATGACAAGAAAACCTAAAATTGTAAATGTATGCTGAATAAAGTCATTCTAATAATTCTATATTGTTGGGCCTTTACTATCAAGGAAAGGTCACTTTTTTTTTTCGCAAAGTGAATTATCACAGTCGCATCGATTTGATAAAAGAAATAGAAAGTAGAACCTCCAATACCTCAGTAATTCGGAATGCCAGTATATGAGGTCGGCAACTAAAATAGAGTTCCACCTTTTCAGGGTCATAAATTTcaggtaaaggcatgaacaaaacTTTACAAGTGTCTTGCAAATGATTAGCATACACCTTCAAGGCTTCAAAATCAGCCATCATTAGGTCCAAACCAGATAGACCTGTCAAAAAATTTCCACATTGAGCTTAGTAAAGTATCAACTCAGTGAGAAAGATCAAGGCAATAAGGAAAATGACATCATGTTCTgctaaagaagaaaagaaaaacatgttCTAGTTCTATTTTGAGAGAATGTCCACCACAAAATATTGAACAAAAGAGGCAAAGGCATTCATGAGAACTATAACAGCAACATTAAGTAGATCATGTGGTCGGCACAAGGAATGACATTTCACCTAAACCAATACGAACggatggtatgtaccggtccgagcaTCAACTGATATGCGGACCACTCCGATCCAGTTCGCCATGTAAAAGGAAAACCCTAATCATTTCCACTTCTTTAGCACACCGCCTCCACTTCTCACATAGTCGCGATCGACACCACTGCTTCTCACCTCAACTTTACACCGCAACCAATGCCTCTGCTTCTCACTGCAACTTCTCACTATGATTGATGCCTCCGTCTTCTCACCGCAATCGACACCTCCGCTTCTCACGCAGGCCACTATTGGCAACCTCCACTTGCTGCGACCTTGCTGCACAATGCCATCACGCACGATCTTTTGCCCTAATCACTTCTTGGGTATAGTGGTATACCTCTTCTCCTGTTCctgttcctcctcctccactatctcctcttcttccttccttcttccattttcctcctccaccgcccattcgtcttctccctctttttcttacTCTCCGGAATATCAATACACACCAATGTACTGACACATGAGACAGCGATATCGACTGATATGTCCTAGTTCAATAGATCATCAAAATGGGTCCAGCACCTAAAACGGCAATCCTTGATCGACACCACGGTCCAACTGCAACTCATGATGGTTTGGGTAGCTTCTCACATCCGAATAAAACCTGACAATCCCCCAAGATCACTCTTGTGAATCAACTCCCCTGCTTAGTACCGACCTTGTCAAGTCCCACTAAAAAAGGTCTCATGTCCACGGGCTCACCGAGAGCTCTTCGATCCCTCCGAATCCTATATTATCCTCCAGTTTTATTAACTTATGCATAGAACGGACTCCCCCAATTTAATAATGGGGATCCCCTAGCAAACCCACTGGCTTCCTAACTTGCAACGGACTTGAACTCTATCAAGGTTGACTCCATGACCCAACACATTAAATCGAATGGGCACATCATAGTCATACAAAACTCCCGATATCCTCTCTACTCCAATCACTCACGCAGGGTTAACTAATAGCTATATTCAGCAGCAGAATTAAGATCGAGGAAGCGAAGGAAGATACCTGGCGGATGCGAAATCTTCGGCCACGCTTCAGGAGGGCGGCGCACGTCTTTGGCGCGGGGGTCTTCGAGGTTTCGGAGCCAGAGGAGGTTCCCTAGCGCATTGGAAAGCGGCCGGAGACGCTCCCGAAGAAAATCCCGGTCGTTCCGGAGCACCCGGAGCATGTTCCCCATCCCGCCCGATCCCTTATCTTTCCTCCCCTGCTTCGCCGTCCAGGTCGGTCGGACGGCCGCAGCGGGGACGGGCGGCCCAACTGCCGCCGTCATTACGAAAGGAGAAGGGGCGAAGAGCTCGGAAGGAAGTGTGGCGAGCGGCGCGATGTCGCCGTGGTCCGTTATCGCTGTGGCGATCGGAAGATTGACGACCACAAGAAGCAACGCGAACCAAATGAAGGGACGGTCACAGTGGTTTGTGGCGGTCCTTCAGCCGTGTGAGTCGTGTAAGTTGCATTACTCGTAGGGGCCAATTGACATATTAGCCCTGTAATTAGTGtccctatattttttttattatatttagatctttaaaattataaaaataaaatatttaatcttattttttaataagtCATCGGTTtacgatatttttttcgatagaaTCGATGACACGAAGAGAaacaatattaaatattttactttcgtaagtataaaaatcccaatataatttttgaaagtataggAATTATAATATTAAGGATAACTAATTAGTACTAGTCCTatactaataatatatatatatatataatactttaaattttttaaaatattaatattttttgtttaaatttGTTGGTTGATCATTTGTGCTTGGGGGATTATAGTGATGTAaattgaattttttattttcatgagatcaaatcaatctcatcatcaattaaataaataattattgaaAGGTATATCATGAAAGCTGAATTAGATGCATTATATGCCACTTTGTTTGAAAGCCGAATAGGTATGTAATGTATTGGATCTTATCTTATTTTACTCACATCAATTCATTATACAAGTGCTATATTAGAATTTTGACAAAAAgtatatgaattttaagataagtAAACACATAAAAGAATTCATATAAGTTGATTGGATTACATGATACCCAATTTACGTTACATTTCAAAAACTAAATGTGATCCGATCAATTATCTTATTAAAAACTTAAACGAGACTAAGTTCTTGAATCATTGAGAGATTGACTCTTTGTCCTTCCAATAAT
The window above is part of the Musa acuminata AAA Group cultivar baxijiao chromosome BXJ1-1, Cavendish_Baxijiao_AAA, whole genome shotgun sequence genome. Proteins encoded here:
- the LOC103978270 gene encoding uncharacterized protein LOC103978270 isoform X3, translating into MTAAVGPPVPAAAVRPTWTAKQGRKDKGSGGMGNMLRVLRNDRDFLRERLRPLSNALGNLLWLRNLEDPRAKDVRRPPEAWPKISHPPGLSGLDLMMADFEALKVYANHLQDTCKVLFMPLPEIYDPEKVELYFSCRPHILAFRITEVFLSFASAAIKLQASKISNLNKHRANLNDGFDGSRYHIGQIVKESLLNLGPTFVKVGQSLSTRPDIIGSDISKALSELHDKVPPFPRTVAMKIIEDEFGSPVERIFSYISEDPVAAASFGQVYRGCTLDGSVVAVKVQRPNLLHVVARDIYILRLGLALLRKIAKRKSDLCLYADELGKGLVGELDYTREAANATEFMEVHSQYSFMLVPKVFMKLTSKRVLTMEWLNGKNPNELLVQSKELVQENGQYLEMQTLDTKVQLLDLVKKGVDATLIQLLDTGLLHADPHPGNLCYTPDGHIGFLDFGLLCRMEKKHQLAMLASIVHISNGDWNALVYDLMEMDIVRPETNLRRVTMDLEEALGEVVFVNGIPDIKFSRVLGKIWSVALKYQFRMPPYFTLVLRSLASFEGLALAADRNFKTFQAAYNYVARKLLRDNSAAARKILYSVVFNKRRELQWQRILLFLRLGNVRSSSYGQSVREDVFETANLILRLLSSKDGTVFRRILMIADSTSLARAFISKEAIIFRKNLSAALADVFFQWMLKAIRGNGALGQRDQQYDEHTFAASKQKETMLGLSSVLSVPLLQAAVVDRRLKVIYYKKLNDVRRDPILMLKVCWSFSTIFMTAAALALNSFLIYWSESYVTSFVPRRFATGVS
- the LOC103978270 gene encoding uncharacterized protein LOC103978270 isoform X4, with product MTAAVGPPVPAAAVRPTWTAKQGRKDKGSGGMGNMLRVLRNDRDFLRERLRPLSNALGNLLWLRNLEDPRAKDVRRPPEAWPKISHPPGLSGLDLMMADFEALKVYANHLQDTCKVLFMPLPEIYDPEKVELYFSCRPHILAFRITEVFLSFASAAIKLQASKISNLNKHRANLNDGFDGSRYHIGQIVKESLLNLGPTFVKVGQSLSTRPDIIGSDISKALSELHDKVPPFPRTVAMKIIEDEFGSPVERIFSYISEDPVAAASFGQVYRGCTLDGSVVAVKVQRPNLLHVVARDIYILRLGLALLRKIAKRKSDLCLYADELGKGLVGELDYTREAANATEFMEVHSQYSFMLVPKVFMKLTSKRVLTMEWLNGKNPNELLVQSKELVQENGQYLEMQTLDTKVQLLDLVKKGVDATLIQLLDTGLLHADPHPGNLCYTPDGHIGFLDFGLLCRMEKKHQLAMLASIVHISNGDWNALVYDLMEMDIVRPETNLRRVTMDLEEALGEVVFVNGIPDIKFSRVLGKIWSVALKYQFRMPPYFTLVLRSLASFEGLALAADRNFKTFQAAYNYVARKLLRDNSAAARKILYSVVFNKRRELQWQRILLFLRLGNVRIRLLWLEHLFLKKQLSSVKI
- the LOC103978270 gene encoding uncharacterized protein LOC103978270 isoform X2 — encoded protein: MTAAVGPPVPAAAVRPTWTAKQGRKDKGSGGMGNMLRVLRNDRDFLRERLRPLSNALGNLLWLRNLEDPRAKDVRRPPEAWPKISHPPGLSGLDLMMADFEALKVYANHLQDTCKVLFMPLPEIYDPEKVELYFSCRPHILAFRITEVFLSFASAAIKLQASKISNLNKHRANLNDGFDGSRYHIGQIVKESLLNLGPTFVKVGQSLSTRPDIIGSDISKALSELHDKVPPFPRTVAMKIIEDEFGSPVERIFSYISEDPVAAASFGQVYRGCTLDGSVVAVKVQRPNLLHVVARDIYILRLGLALLRKIAKRKSDLCLYADELGKGLVGELDYTREAANATEFMEVHSQYSFMLVPKVFMKLTSKRVLTMEWLNGKNPNELLVQSKELVQENGQYLEMQTLDTKVQLLDLVKKGVDATLIQLLDTGLLHADPHPGNLCYTPDGHIGFLDFGLLCRMEKKHQLAMLASIVHISNGDWNALVYDLMEMDIVRPETNLRRVTMDLEEALGEVVFVNGIPDIKFSRVLGKIWSVALKYQFRMPPYFTLVLRSLASFEGLALAADRNFKTFQAAYNYVARKLLRDNSAAARKILYSVVFNKRRELQWQRILLFLRLGNVRSSSYGQSVREDVFETANLILRLLSSKDGFDFFGSSIYF